Proteins encoded in a region of the Frondihabitans sp. 762G35 genome:
- a CDS encoding LPXTG cell wall anchor domain-containing protein, with protein sequence MLKSTRGRALAVPTVLSLALGGALLAAVPASAAPNAFSVTNPVAGSTVDNTAAPTKVTFDGQGLPAADHLVVTYDNGSGTAETATITAPVTDGTGAWTTDATLSNLDAGVTSVAATVTPLDASNAVDPAATAVTRTFSLKVAPTPAPVVSQPFSVATPSQTVASPTATPAFTGTGTAGDTVTVTYTGTAGSTETAGSATVDNTGAFTIATTDFSKLPQGVSSILVHVTETGTAPATAVRRLVFAAAPVKGEAQVTLTPVIQSVQYGSTVGIAVDASGFAGGEQVAITVENEDGSGSPFAIDPSSLTTDDSGNLVATITFPKSKPGGLYAVTITGATSKTIASGVGVLIADPTITSPTQGEALTGSTITFAGRGTPGSNIVLVYGDPKEISQILADTVAAMKTPATGARVAPKASSPSAPADQAAPIVVGQDGTWSVTYKAAPGAYSVLAQGVLLDPNGVPAADENGNLIETGIAGPVSFTLAATVTTAADGSPTTLAFTGSNDGPYLAAGGLLLVVGAGLVVASRRRRTLAE encoded by the coding sequence GTGCTGAAATCCACCCGGGGCAGGGCTCTCGCCGTCCCCACCGTCCTCTCCCTCGCGCTCGGCGGTGCGCTTCTCGCGGCGGTTCCCGCCAGCGCCGCGCCGAACGCGTTCTCCGTGACGAACCCGGTCGCCGGGTCGACGGTCGACAACACGGCCGCGCCGACGAAGGTCACCTTCGACGGTCAGGGTCTCCCCGCCGCCGACCACCTCGTCGTCACCTACGACAACGGCTCGGGTACGGCGGAGACCGCCACGATCACCGCCCCCGTCACCGACGGCACCGGCGCCTGGACGACCGACGCCACGTTGTCGAACCTCGACGCCGGAGTCACCAGCGTCGCGGCGACCGTCACCCCGCTCGACGCGTCGAACGCCGTCGACCCGGCCGCCACCGCCGTCACTCGCACCTTCTCGCTGAAGGTCGCCCCGACTCCCGCCCCGGTGGTCTCGCAGCCCTTCTCCGTCGCGACGCCCAGCCAGACCGTCGCCTCGCCGACCGCCACCCCGGCCTTCACCGGCACGGGCACCGCGGGCGACACCGTCACGGTCACCTACACCGGCACCGCCGGCAGCACCGAGACCGCAGGATCCGCGACCGTCGACAACACGGGCGCCTTCACCATCGCGACCACGGACTTCTCGAAGCTCCCGCAGGGCGTCTCCTCGATCCTCGTGCACGTCACCGAGACCGGCACCGCGCCGGCCACCGCCGTGCGCCGGCTCGTCTTCGCGGCGGCCCCCGTCAAGGGAGAGGCGCAGGTCACCCTGACCCCCGTCATCCAGAGCGTGCAGTACGGCTCGACCGTCGGCATCGCGGTCGACGCGTCCGGCTTCGCGGGCGGCGAGCAGGTCGCCATCACGGTCGAGAACGAGGACGGCTCCGGCTCGCCCTTCGCCATCGACCCCTCGAGCCTCACGACCGACGACTCGGGCAACCTCGTCGCGACGATCACCTTCCCCAAGAGCAAGCCCGGCGGGCTCTACGCCGTCACCATCACCGGCGCGACCAGCAAGACGATCGCCAGCGGCGTCGGCGTCCTCATCGCCGACCCGACGATCACGTCGCCGACCCAGGGCGAGGCGCTCACCGGCTCGACGATCACGTTCGCCGGTCGCGGCACCCCGGGCAGCAACATCGTCCTCGTCTACGGCGACCCGAAGGAGATCTCGCAGATCCTCGCCGACACGGTCGCCGCGATGAAGACGCCGGCCACGGGTGCGCGCGTCGCCCCCAAGGCCTCGTCGCCCTCGGCTCCTGCCGACCAGGCAGCACCGATCGTCGTCGGTCAGGACGGGACCTGGAGCGTCACGTACAAGGCCGCTCCGGGCGCCTACAGCGTCCTCGCGCAGGGCGTCCTCCTCGACCCGAACGGCGTGCCCGCGGCCGACGAGAACGGCAACCTGATCGAGACCGGCATCGCCGGCCCCGTGTCGTTCACGCTCGCCGCGACCGTCACGACGGCCGCCGACGGCTCGCCCACGACGCTCGCCTTCACGGGCTCGAACGACGGCCCGTACCTCGCCGCCGGCGGGCTCCTGCTCGTCGTCGGTGCCGGCCTCGTCGTCGCCTCGCGTCGCCGCCGGACGCTCGCCGAGTAA
- a CDS encoding tetratricopeptide repeat protein has translation MADDLDAQLDGIFAARDRDDMGPTIDALLPLHAAHPEHPRVLYELGGAYDTAGDEATALGYYERAMERGLAGDLRRRCFLQYGSTLRNLGRIRDSLEVFARARAEFPESVALGAFESLTLHAGGQANTALARLLTLVADHVEAPELDRYRPALRGNADYLASLDDGPAGEP, from the coding sequence ATGGCCGATGATCTCGACGCCCAGCTGGACGGCATCTTCGCCGCTCGCGACCGGGACGACATGGGCCCGACCATCGACGCTCTGCTGCCGCTCCACGCCGCGCACCCCGAGCATCCGAGAGTCCTCTACGAACTCGGCGGCGCCTACGACACCGCGGGTGACGAAGCGACGGCGCTCGGCTACTACGAGCGGGCCATGGAGCGCGGCCTGGCGGGGGATCTCCGCCGCCGCTGCTTCCTCCAGTACGGAAGCACCCTCCGGAACCTCGGCAGGATCCGGGATTCGCTGGAGGTCTTCGCGCGGGCACGGGCGGAGTTCCCCGAGTCCGTGGCGCTCGGAGCCTTCGAATCCCTGACGCTCCACGCGGGCGGACAGGCGAACACCGCTCTGGCGCGGCTCCTCACCCTCGTGGCCGACCACGTGGAGGCGCCCGAACTTGACAGGTACAGGCCGGCGCTGCGGGGCAACGCCGACTACCTGGCCTCCCTCGACGACGGGCCCGCGGGAGAGCCCTGA
- the kdpB gene encoding potassium-transporting ATPase subunit KdpB, with translation MSTLTETPTQEPRPTSQKKKSAFSGAQLLEALPGALRKLDPRDMWHNPVMFIVEIGAALTTAIAIAEPFLGGAGTSGGSTVPGSFTWGIAIWLWLTVVFANLAESVAEGRGKAQAETLRATRTSTSATKVARYDATGDPSADRAETVTVSSADLTLGDTVVVTAGDLIPGDGDIVWGIASVDESAITGESAPVIRESGGDRSAVTGGTRVLSDRIVVTITSKPGETFVDRMIRLVEGASRQKTPNEIALNILLASLTIVFVVVALTLNPVASYSNAAVSIAVLVALLVCLIPTTIGALLSAIGIAGMDRLVQRNVLAMSGRAVEAAGDVTTLLLDKTGTITYGNRQAAEFTPLGGITVTELMGAAATSSLSDPTPEGKSIVDLAEQRGWVRTESTGEIVPFTAQTRMSGLDLPDGSQIRKGAGSSVIGWIEESRPVDGRERDELDDRVTEISNAGGTPLVVATKTADGTARILGVVYLKDIVKAGLSERFAELRMMGIRTVMITGDNPLTARAIAAEAGVDDFLAEATPEDKLALIRKEQEGGNLVAMTGDGTNDAPALAQADVGVAMNTGTSAAKEAGNMVDLDSDPTKLIDVVRIGKQLLITRGALTTFSIANDVAKYFAIIPAMFAGIFPGLGLLNIMQLHSPASAILSAIIFNAIIIVVLIPLALRGVKYRAASASSILNRNLLVYGLGGIIAPFIGIKIVDLVVSLLPGF, from the coding sequence ATGTCCACTCTCACCGAAACGCCGACGCAGGAGCCTCGCCCCACGTCGCAGAAGAAGAAGAGCGCCTTCTCCGGCGCCCAGCTTCTCGAGGCCCTCCCCGGCGCACTCCGGAAGCTCGACCCCCGGGACATGTGGCACAACCCGGTCATGTTCATCGTCGAGATCGGCGCCGCGCTGACCACCGCGATCGCGATCGCGGAGCCGTTCCTCGGCGGGGCCGGCACATCGGGCGGCTCCACCGTGCCCGGTTCGTTCACCTGGGGCATCGCCATCTGGCTCTGGCTGACGGTCGTCTTCGCGAACCTCGCGGAGTCGGTCGCCGAGGGCCGGGGCAAGGCGCAGGCCGAGACCCTCCGCGCCACCCGCACGTCGACGTCGGCCACGAAGGTCGCGCGCTACGACGCCACCGGCGACCCCTCCGCCGATCGGGCGGAGACGGTCACCGTGTCGTCCGCCGACCTCACGCTCGGCGACACCGTCGTCGTGACCGCGGGCGACCTGATCCCCGGTGACGGCGACATCGTCTGGGGCATCGCCTCGGTCGACGAGTCGGCCATCACCGGCGAGTCCGCCCCCGTGATCCGCGAGTCCGGCGGCGACCGGTCGGCGGTCACGGGCGGCACGCGCGTCCTCTCCGACCGCATCGTCGTCACCATCACGTCGAAGCCCGGCGAGACCTTCGTCGACCGCATGATCCGCCTGGTCGAGGGGGCGTCGCGGCAGAAGACGCCGAACGAGATCGCCCTGAACATCCTGCTGGCCAGCCTCACGATCGTCTTCGTGGTCGTCGCGCTCACGCTCAACCCGGTCGCGTCGTACTCCAACGCCGCCGTCAGCATCGCGGTGCTCGTCGCCCTGCTGGTCTGCCTCATCCCGACCACGATCGGCGCGCTCCTCTCCGCGATCGGCATCGCCGGCATGGACCGACTGGTGCAGCGCAACGTGCTCGCCATGTCGGGTCGCGCGGTCGAGGCGGCCGGCGACGTCACGACGCTCCTGCTCGACAAGACCGGCACCATCACCTACGGGAACCGGCAGGCGGCGGAGTTCACCCCTCTCGGCGGCATCACCGTCACCGAGCTCATGGGCGCCGCGGCGACGTCGTCGCTCAGCGACCCCACGCCCGAGGGCAAGTCGATCGTCGACCTCGCCGAGCAGCGCGGCTGGGTCCGCACCGAGTCGACCGGCGAGATCGTGCCGTTCACCGCTCAGACCCGCATGAGCGGCCTCGACCTCCCCGACGGATCGCAGATCCGCAAGGGTGCAGGATCCAGCGTCATCGGTTGGATCGAGGAGAGCCGGCCCGTCGACGGCCGCGAGCGCGACGAACTCGACGACCGCGTCACGGAGATCTCGAACGCCGGAGGCACGCCTCTCGTCGTCGCGACGAAGACGGCCGACGGGACCGCCCGCATCCTGGGAGTCGTCTACCTCAAGGACATCGTCAAGGCGGGCCTCTCGGAGCGCTTCGCGGAGCTGCGCATGATGGGCATCCGCACGGTCATGATCACGGGCGACAACCCGCTGACCGCCCGCGCCATCGCCGCCGAGGCCGGAGTCGACGACTTCCTGGCCGAGGCCACCCCCGAGGACAAGCTGGCCCTGATCCGCAAGGAGCAGGAGGGCGGCAACCTCGTCGCGATGACCGGTGACGGCACGAACGACGCCCCGGCGCTCGCGCAGGCAGACGTCGGCGTGGCGATGAACACGGGCACCTCGGCCGCGAAGGAGGCCGGCAACATGGTCGACCTCGACTCCGACCCGACGAAGCTCATCGACGTCGTCCGGATCGGCAAGCAGCTGCTCATCACGCGCGGCGCGTTGACGACGTTCTCCATCGCCAACGACGTCGCGAAGTACTTCGCCATCATCCCGGCCATGTTCGCGGGCATCTTCCCGGGGCTCGGGCTGCTCAACATCATGCAGCTCCACTCCCCGGCCTCCGCGATCCTGTCGGCGATCATCTTCAACGCGATCATCATCGTCGTGCTGATCCCGCTGGCGCTCCGCGGCGTCAAGTACCGGGCGGCGTCGGCGTCGAGCATCCTGAACCGCAACCTGCTCGTCTACGGCCTGGGCGGCATCATCGCGCCCTTCATCGGCATCAAGATCGTCGACCTCGTCGTCAGTCTCCTCCCCGGCTTCTAG
- a CDS encoding phosphatase PAP2 family protein: MPATTVSASTAVRRQVPARWVLAGVASIVALGGVYLLAVLTKPGQEIEDSILRSVDGGTLLKSGRALDAISMPAILVVVAVVVVIAFIRRRPGAAVQAGALIVGAIATTQVIKAVAPRPELTTLTLSNSFPSGHVTIAIAGVLALSTAFGRHLRPLVMVLGTVFAALVAEQTVAYGWHRVSDVCGACAVTFLWLAIVRGAAALWSKDPRDTVGRKAHGFTSAVLGLAMVATLAAAGAVFAIGIGADMSITMSTGPGVLTGARLLSAGVVFAAGWLAWKLDRSF; the protein is encoded by the coding sequence GTGCCCGCAACCACTGTCTCCGCGTCGACGGCTGTCCGCCGTCAGGTGCCGGCCCGGTGGGTACTCGCGGGAGTCGCGTCGATCGTCGCCCTCGGCGGGGTCTACCTCCTCGCGGTGCTGACGAAGCCGGGGCAGGAGATCGAGGACAGCATCCTGCGGTCCGTCGACGGTGGCACTCTGCTCAAGTCGGGCCGCGCCCTCGACGCGATCTCGATGCCCGCGATCCTCGTGGTGGTCGCGGTCGTGGTCGTCATCGCGTTCATCCGACGTCGTCCCGGCGCCGCGGTCCAGGCCGGTGCGCTCATCGTGGGAGCCATCGCCACGACGCAGGTCATCAAGGCCGTCGCCCCGCGGCCGGAGTTGACCACCCTCACCCTCAGCAACAGCTTCCCGAGCGGGCACGTGACCATCGCCATCGCCGGGGTCCTCGCGCTCTCGACCGCCTTCGGGCGGCACCTGCGCCCGCTCGTCATGGTCCTCGGCACGGTGTTCGCCGCGCTCGTCGCCGAACAGACCGTCGCCTACGGGTGGCACCGCGTGAGCGACGTCTGCGGGGCCTGCGCCGTCACGTTTCTCTGGCTCGCGATCGTCCGCGGGGCCGCAGCGCTCTGGTCGAAGGACCCCCGCGACACCGTCGGTCGCAAGGCCCACGGCTTCACCTCCGCCGTGCTGGGGCTGGCCATGGTGGCGACCCTCGCCGCGGCCGGGGCCGTCTTCGCCATCGGCATCGGCGCCGACATGTCGATCACGATGTCGACGGGCCCCGGCGTCCTGACCGGGGCACGCCTCCTGTCGGCCGGCGTAGTGTTCGCGGCCGGCTGGCTCGCCTGGAAGCTCGACCGTAGCTTCTGA
- a CDS encoding SDR family NAD(P)-dependent oxidoreductase — protein MTTTLITGANKSLGLETARRLLDAGHTVYAGMRDLDAGDAVRALGAHAVQLDVTDPASVDATVASLPELDVLVNNAGILGTSFGVDDLTPEKLQDVFDVNVVGIVRVTQAALPLLRRSPRPVIVNVASGVGWPRWLSTEGHDEYPVAAVPYAASKAAVIALTVQYAKNLPAFRVNVSDPGYTATDFNGHGGHQTVTEGTDATVALALVGPDGPTGEFHDRRGRIDY, from the coding sequence ATGACCACCACACTCATCACCGGGGCCAACAAGAGCCTCGGCCTCGAGACCGCCCGCCGCCTCCTCGACGCCGGCCACACCGTCTACGCCGGGATGCGCGACCTGGACGCGGGCGATGCCGTCCGAGCCCTCGGTGCGCACGCCGTGCAGCTCGACGTCACCGACCCCGCGAGCGTCGACGCCACCGTGGCCTCGCTCCCCGAGCTCGACGTCCTCGTCAACAACGCCGGGATCCTCGGCACGTCGTTCGGCGTCGACGATCTCACCCCCGAGAAGCTCCAGGACGTCTTCGACGTCAACGTCGTCGGGATCGTCCGCGTGACCCAGGCGGCGCTCCCCCTGCTGCGGCGGTCCCCTCGGCCAGTGATCGTCAACGTCGCCTCCGGAGTCGGCTGGCCGCGCTGGCTCAGCACCGAGGGCCACGACGAGTACCCGGTGGCCGCTGTGCCGTACGCCGCGTCGAAGGCGGCCGTCATCGCCCTCACCGTCCAGTACGCCAAGAACCTCCCCGCGTTCCGCGTCAACGTGAGCGACCCCGGTTACACGGCCACCGACTTCAACGGCCACGGCGGCCACCAGACGGTGACCGAGGGGACCGACGCGACGGTCGCGCTGGCTCTCGTCGGGCCCGACGGGCCGACCGGCGAGTTCCACGATCGGCGGGGGCGGATCGACTACTGA
- the kdpA gene encoding potassium-transporting ATPase subunit KdpA, whose translation MPDALAGILQILTLAVVLVLLYRPLGDYMAHIYSTKKDLRVERVFYRLIGVDPLSEQTWRAYLRGVLVFSVVGLIFVYVIQRMQAVLPYSLGFPAIPEGLAFNTAASFVTNTNWQSYSPDVTMGYAVQLGGLVVQNFVSAAVGIAVAVALIRGLARIRSGTLGNFWVDLTRGILRLLLPMAIVAAVVLIVGGVIQNFNGFTDVQTITGGTASIPGGPVASQEAIKELGTNGGGFFNANSSHPFENPTAWTNLFEIALMLMIPFSLPRTFGRLVGDKRQGNAIVAVMVTIYAVSLTAMTFFELNGAGTATKLAGAAMEGKEDRFGVWASTLFATSTTLTSTGAIDSAHDSFTSLGGMMALINMMLGEVAPGGTGSGLYGMLILAIITVFIAGLLVGRTPEYLGKKIGPREIKLASIYILITPTLVLAGTALSFAIPAVRDNVEKVSIWNPGLHGFTEVLYAFTSAANNNGSAFAGITANTPWMNTALGVVMILGRFLPIVFVLALAGSLAAQDRVPATAGTLPTHRPQFVGLLIGVSVIVTALTYFPVLALGPLAEGLK comes from the coding sequence ATGCCCGACGCCCTCGCCGGGATCCTCCAGATCCTGACCCTCGCCGTCGTCCTGGTGCTGCTCTACCGGCCCCTCGGCGACTACATGGCCCACATCTACTCGACGAAGAAGGACCTCAGGGTCGAGCGGGTCTTCTACCGCCTCATCGGCGTCGACCCGCTGTCCGAGCAGACCTGGCGCGCGTACCTCCGCGGCGTCCTCGTCTTCTCCGTCGTGGGTCTGATCTTCGTCTACGTCATCCAGCGCATGCAGGCCGTCCTGCCCTACTCGCTCGGGTTCCCCGCGATCCCCGAGGGGCTCGCGTTCAACACCGCCGCGTCGTTCGTGACCAACACGAACTGGCAGTCGTACTCCCCCGACGTCACCATGGGCTACGCGGTCCAGCTCGGCGGGCTCGTCGTGCAGAACTTCGTGTCGGCCGCGGTCGGCATCGCCGTCGCCGTGGCGCTCATCCGCGGGCTCGCCCGCATCAGGTCGGGCACGCTCGGCAACTTCTGGGTGGACCTCACCCGGGGCATCCTGCGCCTGCTCCTCCCGATGGCGATCGTCGCGGCCGTCGTCCTGATCGTGGGCGGCGTGATCCAGAACTTCAACGGGTTCACCGACGTGCAGACGATCACGGGCGGAACGGCCAGCATCCCCGGCGGCCCGGTGGCCTCGCAGGAGGCGATCAAGGAGCTCGGCACCAACGGCGGCGGCTTCTTCAACGCCAACTCGTCGCACCCCTTCGAGAACCCGACGGCCTGGACGAACCTCTTCGAGATCGCCCTCATGCTGATGATCCCGTTCTCGCTCCCCCGCACCTTCGGCCGCCTCGTCGGCGACAAGCGCCAGGGCAACGCGATCGTCGCCGTCATGGTGACCATCTACGCCGTCTCGCTCACCGCGATGACGTTCTTCGAGCTGAACGGCGCCGGAACGGCGACCAAGCTCGCAGGAGCCGCGATGGAGGGCAAGGAGGACCGCTTCGGCGTCTGGGCCTCCACCCTGTTCGCGACGTCGACGACCCTCACCTCGACCGGTGCGATCGACTCGGCGCACGACTCCTTCACGTCGCTCGGCGGGATGATGGCGCTGATCAACATGATGCTCGGCGAGGTCGCCCCGGGCGGCACCGGCTCCGGCCTCTACGGCATGCTCATCCTGGCGATCATCACCGTGTTCATCGCGGGCCTCCTCGTCGGACGCACGCCCGAGTACCTCGGCAAGAAGATCGGGCCGCGCGAGATCAAGCTCGCCTCGATCTACATCCTGATCACCCCGACGCTCGTCCTGGCCGGCACCGCGCTCAGCTTCGCGATCCCCGCCGTCCGCGACAACGTCGAGAAGGTCTCGATCTGGAACCCGGGCCTCCACGGCTTCACCGAGGTGCTCTACGCGTTCACCTCCGCCGCGAACAACAACGGCTCCGCCTTCGCGGGGATCACGGCGAACACGCCCTGGATGAACACGGCGCTCGGCGTCGTCATGATCCTCGGCCGGTTCCTGCCGATCGTGTTCGTCCTCGCCCTCGCCGGCTCGCTGGCGGCTCAGGACAGGGTGCCCGCCACCGCGGGAACGCTGCCCACCCACCGACCGCAGTTCGTCGGCCTCCTCATCGGCGTGTCCGTCATCGTGACCGCGCTCACCTACTTCCCCGTGCTCGCACTGGGACCGCTCGCTGAAGGGCTCAAGTAA
- the kdpC gene encoding potassium-transporting ATPase subunit KdpC has product MNTRTLARQYWVAIRAMLVFTVVLGIAYTALITGIGQLAAPAQANGSPVRVDGKTVGSSLIGQSFTDKKGNALPEWFQSRPSAAGDGYDATASSASNYGPENADLIKAVEDRKAAIAKLDGVSPSSVPADAVTASASGLDPHISPEYALLQVDRVATVRGLPAASVKKLVESTIQGRDAGYLGEKTVNVLELNIALATLKG; this is encoded by the coding sequence ATGAACACACGAACCCTGGCCCGTCAGTACTGGGTCGCCATCCGCGCCATGCTCGTCTTCACGGTCGTGCTCGGCATCGCCTACACGGCGCTGATCACGGGGATCGGCCAGCTCGCCGCCCCCGCGCAGGCGAACGGGTCGCCGGTGCGGGTCGACGGGAAGACCGTCGGCAGCTCGCTCATCGGGCAGTCGTTCACCGACAAGAAGGGGAACGCGCTGCCGGAGTGGTTCCAGTCGCGGCCCTCCGCGGCCGGCGACGGCTACGACGCCACGGCGTCGAGCGCCAGCAACTACGGCCCCGAGAACGCCGACCTCATCAAGGCCGTCGAGGACCGCAAGGCGGCCATCGCGAAGCTCGACGGCGTCTCGCCCTCGAGCGTCCCGGCCGACGCCGTCACCGCCTCCGCCTCCGGCCTCGACCCGCACATCAGCCCCGAGTACGCGCTGCTGCAGGTCGACCGGGTCGCCACGGTCCGCGGGCTCCCCGCTGCGAGCGTGAAGAAGCTCGTCGAGTCGACGATCCAGGGCCGCGATGCCGGTTACCTTGGTGAGAAGACGGTCAACGTGCTCGAGCTCAATATCGCTCTGGCCACACTGAAGGGCTGA
- a CDS encoding potassium-transporting ATPase subunit F → MIVFTVIAALLAAASLVYLIYALVKPEKF, encoded by the coding sequence GTGATCGTCTTCACCGTCATCGCGGCCCTCCTCGCAGCGGCGAGCCTCGTCTACCTGATCTACGCCCTCGTGAAGCCGGAGAAGTTCTGA
- a CDS encoding VIT1/CCC1 transporter family protein has translation MTDTLPPREPSAADLRRWRRYLADERAEAAVYRDLAARRSGEERDILLALADAEGRHEQHWRDLLGDRVGRPAGTDLRTRILGLLARRFGSIFVLALVQSAEGRSPYADDDDATDAMAADERIHGEVVRGLAERGRSRLSGTFRAAVFGANDGLVSNLALILGVSASGAAPAVVLISGVSGLLAGALSMGAGEYVSVTSQRELLAASVPDPTASTVLPNLDVDANELELVYRARGMDAAEAEAHAREVLAALQVRTGSVPVQEARAALAAPVGAAPLSASAADAPADDHEAIGSGIGAAVSSFFFFASGAIIPLIPLFFRATGLTAIVLSSVLVGIALLGTGAIVGLLSGTSPLRRALRQLAIGFGAAAVTYGLGLLFGVEAG, from the coding sequence ATGACCGACACCCTTCCCCCGCGCGAGCCGAGTGCCGCGGACCTCCGCCGGTGGCGTCGCTACCTCGCCGACGAACGAGCCGAAGCCGCCGTCTACCGCGACCTCGCCGCCCGCCGATCGGGTGAGGAGCGCGACATCCTGCTCGCGCTCGCCGACGCCGAGGGTCGCCACGAGCAGCACTGGCGCGACCTGCTCGGCGACCGCGTCGGGCGACCGGCCGGGACCGACCTGCGCACGCGCATCCTGGGGCTGCTGGCCCGCCGCTTCGGCTCGATCTTCGTGCTCGCCCTCGTGCAGAGCGCCGAGGGGCGCTCGCCCTACGCGGACGACGACGACGCCACCGACGCGATGGCGGCCGACGAGCGGATCCACGGGGAGGTCGTCCGCGGTCTCGCCGAGCGTGGCCGCTCGCGTCTCTCCGGCACGTTCCGCGCCGCCGTGTTCGGCGCGAACGACGGCCTCGTGTCGAACCTCGCGCTGATCCTCGGTGTCAGCGCCAGCGGCGCGGCTCCGGCCGTCGTCCTCATCTCCGGCGTCTCCGGCCTCCTGGCGGGCGCCCTGTCGATGGGAGCGGGCGAGTACGTCTCGGTCACGTCGCAGCGGGAACTCCTCGCGGCGTCCGTCCCCGACCCGACCGCCTCGACCGTCCTGCCCAACCTCGACGTGGACGCGAACGAGCTCGAGCTCGTCTACCGCGCCCGCGGCATGGACGCCGCCGAGGCGGAGGCGCACGCCCGCGAGGTGCTCGCCGCACTGCAGGTGCGCACCGGGTCCGTTCCCGTGCAGGAGGCCCGGGCCGCCCTCGCCGCTCCCGTCGGCGCCGCCCCGCTCTCCGCCTCCGCGGCCGACGCGCCCGCCGACGACCACGAGGCCATCGGCAGCGGCATCGGGGCCGCCGTCTCGAGCTTCTTCTTCTTCGCCTCCGGCGCGATCATCCCGCTCATCCCGCTGTTCTTCCGGGCGACCGGGCTGACGGCCATCGTCCTCTCGTCTGTGCTGGTCGGGATCGCCCTCCTCGGCACCGGCGCGATCGTCGGACTCCTCTCGGGGACGTCGCCGCTCCGCCGCGCGCTCCGCCAGCTCGCCATCGGCTTCGGTGCCGCGGCGGTCACGTACGGGCTGGGGCTCCTCTTCGGCGTCGAGGCGGGCTAG